The following nucleotide sequence is from Peribacillus sp. ACCC06369.
TACCCGATAGTTTCGGTATAAAACTAGAATCTATTAAAACTTTGCCATTTAAAAGGAAGAGCATCATGAATGTTATCACTCATGATGCTCCCCGCTTTTCGTTAACCTGACTTGGAAATCCCTTCTCGCAAGCGATTTGGCAGCTCCACAAGCGTCTCATTCAAAGTATCCAATTTCGTTTCAATCCTATGAAGCAAATAAAGGGTAACAATGATCGGGAACCCAATATCACTGACAAATGGCAGGATTTGATCCACTTTTAATTCACCTCACTTCCAGGGCGTCCTACAAAGATGACCTTCCCCCGTTAGATAAGTTCCACTTCCTCGACATTCCGCTCGACAACGCGCGCCGCTTTCAAATCTACGAAATCCCCGGAAGATGTAACGAACACATTCCCCGCTATCACTTTTTCCATAGCCAGTTTAACCGTATTTACACTGACCGGCTCCTTCGGATTATCAACAGAAATCGTCGCTGACTGCCCTTCCTTCGTAACGAAAATCATTTCCAGTACTTTAGCCATTTCATGTCACCTCCCCTCTTCCAACTTTCCAAAAGCCAATTAGCCAAACAATGAATACGTATCCACTCGAGTCACTTCCCCCATTGGATAATTCTGCACACTCGCGATTGCAACAGCTGTCGAAAATAACTGATCTGCCGTCGCATCGACCTTGATGTTCGAAAATGACCTCCGCCTGAAAACGAGAGCCCCTTTTTCATTTAACCCCGTCTCAAAATCGATCCGCAACGTACTTGATACTGGAATCTGGTTTGCCATGCCACTCACCCCCTTTCACACTCTATATAAACTTTTACGGGATGAAAGTAGCATGGCCTTGAAATTTCTTCAGGGAACGAATAAAAAGCCGCCCATTTGGGCAGCTCTCTTTATCAGTCTTCTAAAAACCATATTTTTTACTGTTTTTCAGGAATGCCTTTAAAACAATATCCACAAATTCTCTACTGGCCATTATCTATTATCTTCTTCTCTCACTAAAAAATCTTCCTCAATTATTAGCGGTTTTTCCACAAAATTAATTCTTCTCATTATTTGTTGTATTACTCTCGGAAAAAAGTAAGCTCCAAAGAAAGCACAGATAAAAGCCTGGGACCAAGTTTTTAACCATGTAGATAAGAATAGTTGATCATACCCACTATTTATTGAGACTAATATAAATGAAATAAAAAAGGACATACAAAAAGCCATTAAAAATGCATAAATAATATTTCTGTATTTAACGTTAATATTCATTATTTTTCTACTTCAACTCCTGATCTAATAGGTTCCATGATACTTTCAATTAATTTAACAAGTGAAACATTACTTCCCAACCGTTTTACGTAGTCCTGTTCACAACTATATTTTATTTCTTCCATTTACATTAGTAAAACCAATTTTTATAATAGATCTATTAGAATTACTAATGTAAAGGGGTTTGTGAGGTTGAATTCGTATTATGCTTTTATCAAAACCATAGAAACAGGCAGTTTTACAAAAGCTGCTGAAGAACTTGGCTATACTCAGTCCGCCATTAGCCAAATGGTGCATTCATTGGAGGAAGAGCTTTCTACCACTCTTATTTTACGTTCTCGAAAGGGGATTACACTGACACCGGATGGCGAGGAATTTTTGCCCTATATCAGGAAGATTTGTAATTCACATAGGGAACTGACTGAAAAGCATAAAGAGATGGAAGGACTGCAAAGTGGCCTTATTCGAATTGGCACCTTTTCCAGTGTTACATGCCATTGGATACCGGGATTGATCAAAGATTTTAAGGAACTTTACCCAACTGTTCATTTCGAATTACATCAAGGAAATTATACGGAAATCTCAAACTGGATTAAAGAAGGCAGCGTAGACTTTGGCTTTGTGAATTCAAATGTTTCGGATCTAACTACGATACCCTTGCAAGAAGATGAAATGCTGGCTGCATTGTCAGAAAATCATCCTTTAGCATCATCCACAAAAGTCTCATTAAAAGAATTGCTAAAAGATCCTTATATCCTGCTGGATGAGGGAGTTATAAATGAACCTTTAATAGTTTTTAAACAGTACAATTTTGAACCTGATACACAGTATCGAGTATATGATCCCTATGCGATCATGTCCATGATTGAACAAGAGCTTGGCATTTCGATTTTACCGAAACTTCTCTTAAATAGATGTCCCTATAATATTGTGACGAAAACTATCACTCCTTCTATTATTCGAACAATTACTTTGGCATACAAGGATAAAAGGGTATTGCCAATAGCAAGTAGGTATTTTATTGACTTTATTATTGAAAGGTATAGGGAAGCTAGATAAAAATGCTCAAAACTGCGTTATCTATAAATGGAACCTTCGTATTCTACAATAACGGCTGGATTAAAAAATCCAATAAATAAAGCCTTAATTCGCTTCGATAAACACTCTTCCATTAGATGGTTTGGTTTTATTTAGTAAGGCACTGCAGTTTGCAAAAAGCAGTGCAATTGTTGGAATAGTACAACCAGACATTTAGCCTTATCCCGTCCCGATTGCTTAAATCCAAGAATTTTTTCTGATTAAAATACCGTTTTTGCTTTTCATTTTATTTTTCCTTTAAATTTTTTTTTTATAACTGACATTTTTGATGTGAAGTTAAATTCCATTTGGCTTTAAATGGAATGTCATGTTCGCCTTTTCTGGGAAATAATAATGATGAAAGGAAGTGGATGTTGGATGTCATTAGAATGGTTTGACAGAGTAAGCGGGGAATTGCAGGATCATCTTAAATCAATTTGTGAGAAATACGACCGCAATGGCAGCATGATCGTGGAACGTGGGTCTAAGCATCCACGCATCGAATTTTATACAGAGCTGGATGACGATGAGAGAGATTATTTTTCCACGCTGTTTTTCGATCCGTATAATGAGGAATTTTATATGGAATCCTTCGATCCGGATTTAGGGCAGATTAGCA
It contains:
- a CDS encoding YvrJ family protein is translated as MDQILPFVSDIGFPIIVTLYLLHRIETKLDTLNETLVELPNRLREGISKSG
- a CDS encoding DUF2922 domain-containing protein, whose amino-acid sequence is MAKVLEMIFVTKEGQSATISVDNPKEPVSVNTVKLAMEKVIAGNVFVTSSGDFVDLKAARVVERNVEEVELI
- a CDS encoding DUF1659 domain-containing protein, translating into MANQIPVSSTLRIDFETGLNEKGALVFRRRSFSNIKVDATADQLFSTAVAIASVQNYPMGEVTRVDTYSLFG
- a CDS encoding DUF2798 domain-containing protein; translated protein: MNINVKYRNIIYAFLMAFCMSFFISFILVSINSGYDQLFLSTWLKTWSQAFICAFFGAYFFPRVIQQIMRRINFVEKPLIIEEDFLVREEDNR
- a CDS encoding LysR family transcriptional regulator, producing the protein MNSYYAFIKTIETGSFTKAAEELGYTQSAISQMVHSLEEELSTTLILRSRKGITLTPDGEEFLPYIRKICNSHRELTEKHKEMEGLQSGLIRIGTFSSVTCHWIPGLIKDFKELYPTVHFELHQGNYTEISNWIKEGSVDFGFVNSNVSDLTTIPLQEDEMLAALSENHPLASSTKVSLKELLKDPYILLDEGVINEPLIVFKQYNFEPDTQYRVYDPYAIMSMIEQELGISILPKLLLNRCPYNIVTKTITPSIIRTITLAYKDKRVLPIASRYFIDFIIERYREAR